The sequence below is a genomic window from Sorangiineae bacterium MSr12523.
TCACCGTGACGCCCCAAATGTACAGCTTTCCCACGGGCGTCGGCTTCCTCTACGGCGTCAACCAAGACAACGGACGCAACTGGTACCTCGTCTCCTATCCGCACGGCTCGCCCACGACGACCACCTACGTCGGCACGACGACGCGATAACGTGGAACTTCACCCGGGCGGCGAACGAAGCAGGCGCTCGCGAAGGCGCTCGATCGTCGCCTCCCACGCGGCCGCGGTCGTGCCTTCGCGCCAGAGCGAAGCAAGCTCGGACTGCGCCCCCACGACGGCCGCCAAGGCTGCGAGTGCGCGGGCTGCGTGAGTGTCGTCCGGCTGCCAATCTTGCGCCAAGGCTGCCACATCCTCGGGCAGACCTGCCATATCGCCATCACGCGCCGCCGCGATGAGCGCCGCGGCTGCCACGGCGGCCGAGCCTTGGTCTACATCGAGGTAAGCGGCGCCCGTGGCCTGCTCCAACGCGGAATCGATGGCCGCATTCGTATCGTCCTCGGCCCAACTGACCCAATCGAGTGCGCCGTCATTGTCGAACGGCCCGTGTCCCCATGCGCCCATATCATGTCACCCGATCACAACGCGCGGATCCCGCTCGCCGCGGAAAAAGAGCTCCAGGCGCTCGACCACCGCGAATGAGCTCCAAATGACGGACTCTTCGAGCCCGACGATCTCGGTCTCGGTAACGCGCTGTTCCTCATCACTCTCGTTCGCACGCCATTCGTACATGAAGATGAAACCCGGCGCCGTTGATCGCCAAAAGCGAATAGGCTCAACCATTGGTGACGGAGGAGAAGCATTTCCAACAATCGGCCATTTTCCACCCTGAATGGCATCGATCGCACACACGATTCGGAACGCAACGCCATTTCGGACTACCTTCTCGACAGGGAGTCTGACTGCACTTTTCACGTCATAGAAACCCACCAAATTCCCACGTAGAACGTGTCCATAAGCAATGTCCCCGTCGCTCAGTGGGATTTCGAAGACGTCTCCAAATCGAGGCGCAATTTTTCGGCGAGCCATATTTTTCTATTCTCCCGGCGCTGTCCAGGTGGGTGGCTTGTCTCCGAACCTCTCGGACAGCGGGAGCTCCGCCGACATGAAGAAAGGACGAAGTGGGTTATCTCGAGCGATTCCATTGATGGCATTTCCGGACGACCCTTCCTCACTCTCGGGACCACCATAGTGGTCAATGAGCTTTTGCTCGCGTCCTCGAATCGCCGCGTAGTTCTTGACAAGTTGCTCCAAATTCTCCGCCGTTGGATATTTGTCTATCTTGCCGCTGGCGTACGCGTCAAGCTTGGCGCTCGCCCCCTCACTCGCGTACTTGCGCATGTGATGGCCGCCCCATCGATCTCGGACGGCACGCTCGGCCGCGTCACGGTCCGTCTCGCCGTCGCGGACAAGTGCGGCGGTTCTTCCCGAATAGACCGAACCGTCGCTCAGACGCATTGTGTACGTCGCAAATACGTACCGAGTCTCCTTCCCGAAACGACTGGCGAGCGCGAGCGACTTGGCTGTGAGGTAGGCAGCTTGCGCCGAGGCGGAGGCCGATGCGGCCAAGTCTTTGAGCCGCTCCACCCGGCCCTCGACCCCCTCGGCTACGCTATTGGCGAAACTGCGAACTTCACGCCGTACGGCGGGCTGCGAGTAATAGAGCTCGGTGACGGCCAAATATGCAACGAACGCAACCGCGCCAATGGCTACCGCCGCCTGGGCGACGGTCCCCGTGGGATCCGCGAGCAGCAAGGGCTGATTGCGCGCGTATCCGTAGAGATTGCACTCCGTCGGGCTCTCGAGGCACTTATCCGGCTGCTCTAGGAACAGCGGGTCGGGCGTGAGGAAGCGCGAAAGCAGCGGGTCGTAGTCACGCACGCCCATGCGAACGACGCCCAGATCCGGGTCCCAGCCCTTGGCGGCGTAGTCGATGGCCTCCGATTCATCGGGGTGAACGTCCCGCTCCCCGAAGGGAGAAGGGATGCGTGGGGTGCCATCGGTGTCGGAAAGAATGCTGCCGACCAAGTCGGTGGCGACGGCTTTCATCTGCTTGGCGCCACGGCCTCCCAGCTGCGTCGTCGTACGCAATACGGCAACCGTATGGCTGCCGATGGCGACGGGCTCCGTGATGGACGTCTCGTCCACGAATGCGCCGCCATCGAGGTACGCCGCCACCGGCTGGCCGCCAACCCGCTTGGCGATGCGTCCCCCTGTCTCGTCGTACAGGTAGCTCCACGATTTCGTCGACGTGGAGGCAGAGGCCACTTGGCCGTTCGCCCCATACGTGAGGATGACGTCATCGCGTTGCACGACCCTCCCGAGCGAGTCCAACGTGTGAAAATGCCGCCCCGCCGACAGCACACTCCCGCGTCGCTCGAGCGTGCGCACGTCGCTCGTGCCATGTGCATCGTGTTGAATGCGCGCCGGCAGCCCCGTCGCATCATAGGCGTAGGAATAAGCATCGCCAGCGTCCTTCGACGAAGCGAGAAAGCCTTGCGGGGAATAACCGAATGCTCGGCGCAACGACGTCGCGCCGATGGAGATATCTTGGTAGTCGAGAAAGCCGCGCGCGTTCATGCGCGTTCCCAACGTGGACGTCCAACTGGGGGTCTGCGTGCGAACTCCGGTGCGCGCGCGGGTCAGGGGATCGTAGGTGAACGCTACGCTTTCGCCGTGCGCGTACGGGCCTGAAAACCGCGCAGACGCCATTTGGCCATTGCCGTTGAAGGCGTACGTCGCG
It includes:
- a CDS encoding DUF4259 domain-containing protein yields the protein MGAWGHGPFDNDGALDWVSWAEDDTNAAIDSALEQATGAAYLDVDQGSAAVAAAALIAAARDGDMAGLPEDVAALAQDWQPDDTHAARALAALAAVVGAQSELASLWREGTTAAAWEATIERLRERLLRSPPG
- a CDS encoding immunity 26/phosphotriesterase HocA family protein: MARRKIAPRFGDVFEIPLSDGDIAYGHVLRGNLVGFYDVKSAVRLPVEKVVRNGVAFRIVCAIDAIQGGKWPIVGNASPPSPMVEPIRFWRSTAPGFIFMYEWRANESDEEQRVTETEIVGLEESVIWSSFAVVERLELFFRGERDPRVVIG